In the genome of Candidatus Methylomirabilota bacterium, one region contains:
- a CDS encoding Rrf2 family transcriptional regulator, whose translation MLRFTKRADYGLMAIHYIAFHQHHGVVNAKRIAEDLGIPAELLAKILQRLSKQDLIQSVNGPKGGYVLAREPGQIRVGEVLRAIEGPLGIVHCFQTKYECPQLARCNIRTPVRAIQASIEQLLDTMTLTEMNKFGAPVATPLSLAGMRN comes from the coding sequence GTGTTACGATTCACGAAAAGGGCCGACTACGGGCTGATGGCGATCCATTATATCGCGTTTCATCAGCATCACGGTGTGGTGAACGCGAAGCGGATCGCCGAAGACCTGGGGATCCCCGCGGAACTCCTCGCCAAGATCCTCCAGCGCCTGTCCAAGCAGGACCTGATCCAGAGCGTGAACGGTCCCAAGGGGGGATACGTCCTTGCCCGGGAGCCCGGCCAGATCCGGGTCGGCGAGGTCCTGCGCGCCATCGAGGGGCCCCTCGGCATCGTGCATTGTTTCCAGACGAAATACGAGTGTCCGCAGCTGGCCCGGTGCAACATTCGGACCCCCGTGCGGGCGATCCAGGCGAGCATCGAGCAGCTGCTGGACACGATGACGCTCACGGAGATGAACAAATTCGGTGCCCCGGTGGCGACGCCGCTGTCCCTGGCCGGGATGCGGAACTGA
- a CDS encoding Glu/Leu/Phe/Val dehydrogenase — protein MAKRIRLDPGIHERLRYPRRALVVSIPTLMDDGHTEVFIGYRVHHNTVLGPTKGGIRYHPEVSLGEVTALAMLMSWKCALMGLPYGGAKGGVACDPGAMSQRELERMTRRYTAEVMLLIGPDLDIPAPDLGTNEQTMAWIMDTYAMTQGRTVPGVVTGKPLLIGGSAGRRDATGRGLVYALGQAARGAAMDLKGARVVIQGFGNVGSVAARLLWREGCLVIAVSDAKGGVLNPKGLDIRELNNHVKETGSVVGFPGAEAITNAELLELPCEVLVPAAVGGQITVHNADRIKSRIIAEGANGPTTTEADEILADRHVTVIPDILANAGGVVVSYFEWVQGLQYYFWRESEINTRLQELIIRAFNQVAAVVKRESVSLRTAALMLGVRRVAEAFQLRGFYP, from the coding sequence GTGGCCAAGCGGATCCGCCTCGATCCCGGCATCCACGAGCGGCTGCGCTACCCTCGCCGGGCACTCGTGGTCAGTATCCCGACGCTCATGGACGACGGGCACACCGAGGTCTTCATCGGCTACCGCGTCCACCACAACACGGTGCTCGGCCCCACCAAAGGCGGCATCCGTTACCACCCCGAAGTCAGCCTGGGCGAGGTCACGGCCCTGGCCATGCTGATGAGCTGGAAGTGCGCCCTCATGGGGCTTCCCTACGGGGGCGCCAAAGGCGGCGTGGCCTGCGACCCCGGCGCCATGTCGCAGCGTGAGCTCGAGCGGATGACGCGCCGGTACACGGCCGAGGTCATGCTGCTGATCGGCCCCGACCTCGACATCCCCGCCCCCGACCTCGGCACCAACGAGCAGACGATGGCCTGGATCATGGACACCTACGCGATGACCCAGGGGCGGACCGTCCCCGGAGTGGTCACCGGCAAGCCGCTCCTCATCGGAGGCTCCGCCGGCCGCCGGGATGCGACCGGCCGCGGGCTCGTCTATGCCCTCGGTCAGGCGGCGAGAGGTGCCGCCATGGACCTCAAAGGGGCCCGCGTGGTGATCCAGGGATTCGGCAACGTGGGGTCGGTCGCGGCCCGCCTTCTGTGGCGCGAAGGGTGTCTGGTGATCGCGGTGTCGGACGCCAAAGGCGGGGTGCTGAACCCGAAGGGCCTGGACATCCGTGAGCTGAATAACCACGTGAAGGAGACGGGCTCGGTGGTCGGCTTCCCGGGGGCGGAGGCGATCACCAATGCCGAGCTCCTCGAGCTCCCCTGTGAGGTCCTCGTGCCCGCCGCGGTCGGGGGCCAGATCACGGTCCACAACGCCGACCGGATCAAGAGCCGGATCATCGCCGAGGGTGCGAACGGGCCGACCACCACCGAAGCCGACGAGATCCTGGCCGACCGACACGTGACGGTGATTCCCGACATCCTGGCGAACGCCGGGGGCGTCGTCGTGAGCTACTTCGAGTGGGTCCAGGGCCTCCAGTACTACTTCTGGCGGGAGAGCGAGATCAACACGCGCCTGCAGGAACTGATCATCCGCGCCTTCAACCAGGTGGCCGCGGTCGTGAAGCGGGAATCCGTGAGCCTGCGCACCGCGGCCCTGATGCTCGGGGTCCGGCGGGTAGCCGAGGCGTTCCAGCTCCGCGGCTTCTATCCGTGA
- a CDS encoding galactose-1-phosphate uridylyltransferase: MKGELRKDPSTGKWSLVRRGEARPWEDNGALCPFCPGNESLTPKEIVAYRPPGSAPNGTGWQVRVFPEGDPYFNIEEDLVREGVGMFDRISTRGASEIVVEDPGHELTLASMDEAQVERVLWMYRDRIQDLKRDSKIRNVVVTRFQGKPGAKIRHPYSRILATPIIFDDVRTELNQAREYYAYKRRCVYCDTVREELASGERLVRMTSHFVVFVPYAARVAFELRILPRRHACAYEDISGEQVSDLARLLRGLLRILGKALGDPPFEMVLHTAPNLQVKVLQGEWDTVARDYHWHFEVLPGTEHRRAVAGIAVNETFPEEAARALREDSATRPAGSPSPRSPSG; the protein is encoded by the coding sequence ATGAAGGGAGAGCTGCGAAAGGACCCGTCCACGGGCAAGTGGAGCCTGGTGCGGCGTGGAGAGGCGCGACCGTGGGAAGACAACGGGGCTCTCTGCCCCTTCTGTCCGGGGAACGAGAGCCTCACGCCCAAGGAGATCGTCGCCTATCGGCCGCCCGGGAGCGCTCCCAACGGGACCGGATGGCAAGTCCGGGTCTTCCCGGAGGGTGATCCCTACTTCAACATCGAGGAAGACCTCGTCCGCGAAGGCGTCGGCATGTTCGACCGGATCTCGACCCGGGGGGCCAGCGAGATCGTCGTCGAGGATCCCGGGCACGAGCTGACGCTCGCCAGCATGGACGAGGCTCAAGTCGAGCGGGTCCTGTGGATGTACCGGGATCGCATCCAGGACCTCAAGCGGGACAGCAAGATCCGGAACGTCGTCGTGACCCGGTTCCAGGGCAAGCCGGGAGCGAAGATCCGCCACCCGTACTCGCGGATTCTCGCGACGCCGATCATCTTCGACGACGTGCGGACCGAGCTCAACCAGGCCCGGGAGTACTACGCCTACAAGCGCCGCTGCGTCTATTGCGACACCGTGCGCGAGGAGCTGGCGAGCGGCGAGCGCCTGGTTCGCATGACCTCCCACTTCGTGGTCTTCGTCCCCTACGCGGCCCGCGTCGCCTTCGAGCTTCGGATCCTACCCCGGCGCCATGCGTGCGCCTACGAAGACATCTCCGGGGAGCAGGTTTCAGACCTGGCCCGTCTCCTCCGGGGGCTTCTGCGCATCCTCGGGAAGGCTCTCGGCGATCCCCCCTTCGAGATGGTGCTTCACACGGCACCGAACCTCCAGGTGAAGGTCCTGCAGGGCGAGTGGGACACCGTCGCCAGGGACTATCACTGGCACTTCGAAGTCCTGCCGGGCACCGAGCACCGGCGGGCCGTGGCCGGCATCGCGGTCAACGAGACGTTCCCCGAAGAGGCCGCGCGAGCCCTCCGGGAAGATTCCGCGACTCGGCCGGCCGGCTCTCCCAGCCCTAGGAGCCCGTCGGGTTAA